One region of Sphingomonas abietis genomic DNA includes:
- a CDS encoding PilZ domain-containing protein: MLEIFQTKFRPRETRRPVHIPSRMRSGAEWMDVCIRNVSSRGLLVESESPPAPGTYVDLRRGSQIVIGRVVWRNDRLFGVRAQDRIEIDALIKEPRLARPAAKLETTANPERRSKSRADTDQNVARRLERSRQLSSAIQFALIAVAGISASAIIAAEVYNLLKHPIAEIDAALSSTR, translated from the coding sequence GTGCTGGAAATCTTTCAAACGAAATTCCGACCGCGCGAAACGCGAAGACCGGTGCATATCCCATCGCGGATGCGGTCTGGCGCCGAATGGATGGACGTGTGTATCCGCAATGTCTCGTCGCGGGGACTTCTCGTCGAATCCGAGAGCCCGCCGGCACCAGGCACCTACGTGGATCTACGGCGCGGATCGCAGATCGTGATCGGACGGGTGGTGTGGCGAAATGATCGCCTGTTCGGGGTCCGGGCCCAGGATCGCATCGAGATCGACGCGCTCATCAAAGAGCCGCGGCTTGCCCGACCGGCAGCAAAACTCGAAACCACCGCCAATCCCGAACGCAGGAGCAAATCTCGTGCAGACACGGACCAGAACGTCGCGCGACGCCTAGAACGCAGCCGGCAGTTGTCGTCGGCGATCCAGTTCGCCCTCATCGCTGTGGCCGGCATCTCTGCATCCGCCATCATCGCGGCAGAGGTTTACAACTTGCTGAAACATCCGATCGCCGAAATAGATGCCGCCTTATCATCGACTAGGTGA
- a CDS encoding sensor domain-containing phosphodiesterase → MSDPASPFDAAAERERSIALAKLGIFDTPPDAEFDDIARLAAMVLDVESTAVTLLDDNRQWFKARHGIPFAETPREISFCIHAAAASEVLIVPDASKDERFSANPLVTCEGGIRFYAGFPLILASGHCAGTLCAFDPSPRFGLTEDQRALLIDLAKIATRLLESHAERRMGQIAARVVQTTADAVLCVNDEGLVTFWSRGAETMFGYGADVMLGRSFRKIVPQPPGDDGSGASVLSVFEALAGSTVELGAVGADGEEFPVELSLTRWRDGKPAGDFAAIVRDVSQRRQMERERRHEREFLDAIITNLPAMLFVKDAVTREYLLVNRAGENLIGLTADEIVGHTDKELFPEYGDGYERRDTEAFSAATPRSFESIFVRDDGTAVHLRTRRIVVDGPTRSRQYILGMSEDMTQVRKAEAEVMRLAHFDTVTGLLNRGNFMDRLERLIEAGVPIVLLGIDLDRFKTVNDQFGHLLGDEVLAQVGDRLRALVEPSDIVARVGGDEFAVILMTKNPELRAGSVAQAVVASLAQPFVTDRATAYIGGSVGMALAPDDATTLRELRHCVDLALYRAKAEGRGTVCTFSRDMDAQARDRQALEADLRAAMSANEIYLVYQPILAAENGQITSVEALARWAHPTRGQIGPDVFIPLAEECGFITQLGEQLLHRACTDALGWPSHIRVAVNLSPLQIQAGRLSATIREVLDQTGLPADRLQLEVTEGLVIRDVERTFIELERLRALGIQILMDDFGVGYSSLSYFERFRFDKVKIDKSFVSNLSPSQSSKAIIKAVIGLGRDLGMGIVAEGVETREQMEELVRLGCTHFQGFLFSEPLGASMIAGFSQTFPKAVGRSNAARRVRQSARYRLAHAASN, encoded by the coding sequence ATGTCCGATCCCGCTTCGCCTTTCGATGCCGCTGCCGAACGCGAGCGAAGCATCGCGCTCGCGAAGCTCGGCATATTCGACACGCCGCCGGACGCCGAGTTTGACGACATCGCCCGCCTGGCGGCCATGGTGCTTGACGTCGAAAGTACCGCAGTCACATTGCTCGATGATAATCGGCAATGGTTCAAGGCGCGACACGGCATTCCCTTTGCCGAAACTCCGCGCGAGATATCGTTCTGCATTCACGCAGCGGCTGCATCTGAGGTGCTCATCGTACCTGATGCATCGAAGGACGAACGGTTCAGCGCCAATCCGCTCGTGACATGTGAAGGCGGAATCCGCTTCTACGCAGGCTTTCCCCTGATTCTTGCATCCGGACATTGCGCTGGAACCCTATGCGCATTTGACCCCTCGCCCCGTTTTGGTCTCACCGAAGACCAGCGCGCTCTTCTGATCGATCTCGCGAAGATTGCCACACGTCTGCTGGAGAGCCACGCGGAACGGCGCATGGGACAGATCGCAGCCCGGGTGGTGCAGACGACCGCCGATGCCGTGCTGTGCGTCAATGACGAAGGTCTTGTCACCTTCTGGTCGCGCGGCGCGGAAACGATGTTCGGCTATGGTGCCGACGTCATGCTCGGCCGCTCCTTCAGGAAGATCGTGCCGCAGCCGCCAGGCGACGATGGATCAGGGGCCTCCGTTCTCTCCGTGTTCGAGGCGTTGGCCGGCAGCACCGTCGAGCTCGGTGCGGTCGGTGCAGACGGAGAGGAGTTTCCCGTCGAACTGTCGCTTACCCGGTGGAGAGACGGGAAACCGGCCGGCGACTTCGCCGCCATCGTCCGCGACGTCAGTCAACGGCGGCAGATGGAGCGCGAACGGAGGCACGAACGAGAGTTCCTCGATGCGATCATCACAAACCTGCCTGCGATGCTCTTCGTCAAGGATGCCGTCACCCGCGAATATCTTCTGGTCAACCGCGCCGGCGAGAATCTCATCGGGCTGACGGCAGACGAGATCGTCGGCCATACCGACAAGGAGCTCTTCCCCGAATATGGCGACGGCTACGAACGTCGCGACACCGAAGCGTTCAGCGCCGCGACCCCACGCAGCTTCGAAAGCATTTTCGTTCGCGATGACGGAACCGCGGTTCATCTCCGCACCCGCAGGATCGTCGTGGATGGCCCTACCCGCAGCCGGCAGTACATCCTCGGCATGTCGGAAGACATGACGCAGGTCCGCAAGGCCGAAGCCGAGGTCATGCGGTTGGCGCATTTTGACACGGTCACCGGCCTGCTCAACCGCGGCAACTTCATGGACCGGCTCGAGCGGTTGATCGAAGCTGGCGTGCCGATCGTCCTCCTCGGCATCGACCTCGACCGCTTCAAGACGGTCAATGACCAGTTCGGGCATCTGCTGGGAGACGAGGTGCTTGCCCAGGTCGGTGATCGCCTGCGAGCCCTGGTGGAGCCGAGCGACATCGTGGCACGGGTCGGAGGAGACGAATTCGCCGTCATCCTCATGACCAAAAACCCCGAACTTCGGGCCGGATCTGTAGCACAGGCCGTCGTTGCCAGCCTCGCCCAACCCTTCGTCACCGACCGCGCCACGGCTTATATCGGTGGTAGCGTCGGAATGGCGCTGGCCCCCGATGACGCCACCACGTTGCGCGAGCTTCGCCATTGCGTTGATCTGGCGCTGTATCGCGCCAAGGCGGAGGGTCGCGGCACTGTGTGCACCTTCAGCCGCGACATGGACGCGCAGGCACGTGACCGACAGGCGCTCGAAGCCGACCTGCGCGCGGCGATGTCCGCCAACGAGATCTATCTCGTCTATCAACCCATCCTCGCTGCCGAAAACGGCCAGATCACCAGCGTGGAGGCCCTTGCACGCTGGGCACATCCAACCCGAGGGCAGATCGGGCCAGACGTGTTCATTCCTCTCGCAGAGGAATGCGGCTTTATCACCCAATTGGGCGAGCAACTGCTTCACCGGGCATGCACGGATGCGCTTGGGTGGCCATCCCACATTCGCGTCGCCGTCAACCTGTCGCCCCTCCAAATCCAGGCCGGCCGGCTCTCTGCGACGATCCGCGAGGTTCTGGATCAGACGGGCCTGCCCGCTGACCGACTGCAACTCGAGGTGACCGAAGGTCTCGTCATCCGCGACGTTGAACGAACCTTCATCGAACTCGAGCGGCTACGGGCACTTGGAATACAGATTCTCATGGACGACTTTGGTGTCGGCTACTCGTCACTGAGCTACTTCGAACGTTTCAGGTTCGACAAGGTCAAGATCGACAAATCCTTCGTGTCCAATCTCTCGCCATCTCAATCCTCGAAAGCGATCATCAAGGCCGTAATTGGCCTGGGGCGCGATCTTGGAATGGGAATCGTCGCCGAAGGTGTCGAGACGCGCGAGCAGATGGAAGAGCTCGTTCGTCTGGGATGCACCCATTTCCAGGGCTTTCTGTTCAGCGAGCCACTTGGAGCCTCGATGATAGCGGGGTTCTCGCAGACTTTCCCGAAAGCGGTGGGCCGCTCGAACGCAGCGCGGCGGGTTCGCCAGAGTGCCCGCTATCGCCTTGCCCATGCCGCTAGCAATTGA
- a CDS encoding glycosyltransferase family 4 protein → MRIAIIAHLKYAISEPFAGGLEMHTHMLAKSLRRRGHEIVLFAATRSDPSLGVEALCDETSLLETGIAEANDVAFFREHHAYLKLMTELRKRPFNVIHNNSLHYLPVSMAETIATPILTTLHTPPFCWLESAVRLRHGPSRYCAVSAATARMWSHVATIDDIVPNGIDLGQFPFRNEADPEPYLVWYGRIVPEKGLDLAIDAARIAGMPLRIAGPISNPDYYEATIAPRLGPDVTHVGHLSHARLATLVGGAQAALCTPRWDEPYGLMVAEALACGTPVVAIRLGGIPSILNERCGILVEPDDGAALGRAIGRAIHLDRASCRRRAETSCDAERMVNAYEAIYADMMAARLTVPSPSATQTVREEPALRAPVPRLASATSSDADVGRHTICLLAALPDRQSAVRFFRSCVDAAK, encoded by the coding sequence ATGCGCATCGCGATCATCGCACATCTCAAATATGCGATCAGCGAGCCTTTCGCCGGTGGTCTTGAAATGCACACGCATATGCTGGCGAAGAGCTTGCGTCGCCGGGGCCACGAGATCGTTTTGTTTGCAGCGACGCGATCCGATCCGAGCCTGGGTGTCGAAGCGCTCTGTGATGAGACTTCGCTGCTGGAAACCGGGATCGCCGAAGCGAACGACGTCGCCTTCTTTCGGGAGCATCATGCCTATCTGAAGCTGATGACCGAGCTCCGGAAGCGCCCCTTCAACGTGATCCACAACAATTCGCTGCATTATCTGCCGGTCAGCATGGCCGAGACGATCGCGACGCCGATCCTGACCACGCTGCACACGCCGCCCTTCTGCTGGTTGGAGAGCGCCGTGCGCCTGAGACACGGCCCTTCGCGCTATTGCGCGGTCTCCGCCGCGACCGCGCGCATGTGGTCGCACGTCGCGACGATCGACGACATCGTTCCCAACGGGATCGACCTCGGCCAATTTCCATTCCGTAACGAGGCGGACCCGGAGCCCTATCTCGTCTGGTACGGCCGGATCGTTCCGGAAAAGGGGCTCGACCTCGCGATCGACGCGGCGCGGATCGCCGGGATGCCGCTCAGGATCGCGGGCCCGATCTCGAACCCGGATTATTATGAGGCTACGATCGCCCCGCGCCTCGGCCCGGACGTGACGCATGTCGGCCATCTTTCCCATGCGCGCCTCGCAACGCTCGTGGGCGGCGCACAAGCCGCGCTCTGCACGCCGCGATGGGACGAACCCTATGGCCTGATGGTGGCAGAGGCGCTGGCTTGCGGCACGCCGGTGGTCGCCATCCGGCTTGGCGGCATCCCTAGCATCCTCAATGAGCGTTGCGGCATTCTGGTCGAACCCGACGATGGTGCCGCGCTGGGCCGCGCGATCGGCCGGGCGATCCATCTAGACCGTGCATCGTGCCGGAGACGCGCCGAGACGAGCTGCGATGCCGAGCGCATGGTGAACGCCTATGAGGCGATCTACGCCGACATGATGGCGGCGAGGCTCACCGTCCCATCCCCGAGTGCAACGCAGACCGTGCGCGAGGAGCCGGCGCTGCGCGCGCCGGTGCCGCGGCTGGCTTCGGCTACCAGTTCTGACGCTGATGTGGGGCGGCACACGATTTGCCTTCTCGCCGCCCTGCCCGACCGCCAGTCGGCAGTACGCTTTTTCCGTTCGTGCGTTGATGCTGCGAAATGA
- a CDS encoding RNA polymerase sigma factor, whose product MYHECVGITAYADGAFAEALDRHARSLKCYARRLAGNAADAEDLVQETMLRCWSARHRFRPGSNFGAWSRVVMRNSFLSSRRRDRFHADLPEEAFDRMPGAEGGHHFALDLRDIDWALGRLSPDHRDAVMLAAKGVPIEDAAMELAIPEGTFKSRIARGRVHLRELVADPDAQPYRAPKAKLPPARKSRSWKGVLIG is encoded by the coding sequence ATGTATCACGAATGCGTCGGCATAACAGCGTACGCCGATGGCGCCTTCGCTGAAGCCCTCGATCGGCATGCGCGGTCGCTCAAGTGCTATGCACGGCGTCTGGCTGGAAACGCCGCTGATGCAGAAGATCTCGTCCAGGAGACCATGCTGCGATGCTGGTCGGCCCGGCATCGCTTTCGACCAGGCAGCAACTTCGGAGCCTGGAGCCGGGTGGTCATGCGCAACAGCTTCCTGTCGAGTCGCCGCCGGGACCGCTTCCATGCCGATCTGCCCGAGGAGGCCTTCGATCGCATGCCGGGCGCCGAGGGCGGCCATCATTTCGCGCTGGATCTGCGCGACATCGATTGGGCTCTCGGCCGGTTGAGTCCCGACCACCGTGACGCGGTGATGCTCGCGGCGAAGGGTGTGCCGATCGAAGATGCCGCGATGGAGCTTGCGATCCCGGAAGGGACATTCAAGAGCCGGATCGCCAGGGGACGGGTGCATCTCCGCGAGCTGGTTGCCGATCCCGATGCGCAACCCTACCGAGCGCCAAAGGCAAAGCTGCCGCCGGCCCGGAAGTCCCGGAGCTGGAAAGGCGTGCTGATCGGATAA